Proteins encoded together in one Saimiri boliviensis isolate mSaiBol1 chromosome Y, mSaiBol1.pri, whole genome shotgun sequence window:
- the LOC141583043 gene encoding testis-specific chromodomain protein Y 1-like: MASQEFEVEAIVDKRQNQKGKTEYLVRWKGYDKQDDTWEPEQNLTNCRECICDFIRRQTEKQTKWTWTRTSRISSNNVRKRASRTSTSSFSKNSPKMPLTGKHHKSKNNNLFAARENIRENTASLLPDSKNSKQKNSTIKTLVPHSPVNNQDTVRSFLKPEKLDPVAPVQEDKVAFKVAAEKPIRISSDSDTQEVRIENRTQTQPLMSQMSDSVTASMATESDNKEGIVVLMDPSAANGTTNMHTSVSRVRGGKREIIDDRKDQPFIKRMYFTIRLKETANRYRDIVVKKDHGFTQILLSTTSTEKNALNTEVIKEIINALERAAVDDSNLVLFSAAGSVFCCGLDFGYIAKHLQNDRNRMSTEIVDTIKNFVNHFIHFKKLIVVSVNGPAIGLGASILPLCDLVWANEKAWFQTPYMTFGQSPDGCATVTFPRLMGEASANEMLIGGRKLTAREACAKGLVSQVFLTATFTQDVMIQIKRLASCNPVILEKCKTLVCCNIKKELEQANERECEMLKKIWSSADGIESMLKYVQTKIDEL; this comes from the coding sequence ATGgcttcccaggagtttgaggtggaaGCTATTGTtgacaaaagacaaaaccaaaaagggAAGACAGAGTATTTGGTTCGGTGGAAAGGTTATGACAAACAGGATGACACTTGGGAACCAGAGCAGAACCTCACAAACTGTAGAGAATGTATTTGTGACTTTATCAGACGACAgactgaaaaacagacaaaatggacATGGACCAGAACAAGTAGAATTTCTTCAAACAATGTAAGGAAACGAGCTTCCAGAACTTCCACATCCAGCTTTTCTAAGAACTCTCCTAAAATGCCATTGACTGGCAAACACCACAAATCCAAAAACAACAACTTGTTTGCTGCCAGAGAGAACATTAGAGAAAACACAGCTTCACTTCTCCCTGACTCCAAAAATTCgaaacagaaaaattcaactATCAAGACACTTGTACCTCATAGCCCAGTTAACAACCAGGACACAGTGAGGTCTTTTCTGAAACCTGAGAAACTAGATCCTGTTGCACCAGTTCAGGAGGACAAGGTGGCGTTCAAGGTGGCCGCAGAGAAACCGATCAGAATTTCATCAGATTCTGACACACAAGAGGTTAGAATAGAAAACAGGACCCAGACACAACCACTCATGTCTCAGATGTCTGACTCAGTTACTGCTTCCATGGCCACAGAGTCAGATAACAAAGAAGGTATAGTGGTATTAATGGACCCTTCAGCAGCAAATGGAACAACAAACATGCATACGTCTGTTTCAAGAGTGAGAGGTGGAAAAAGAGAGATTATTGATGATAGAAAAGACCAGCCTTTTATCAAGAGGATGTATTTCACCATCAGGTTAAAAGAAACTGCCAACAGATACAGAGACATTGTTGTCAAGAAAGACCATGGTTTCACCCAGATATTGCTATCTACTACATCAACCGAAAAAAATGCACTCAATACAGAAGTcattaaagaaatcataaatgctcTGGAAAGGGCTGCTGTGGATGACAGCAATCTTGTGTTGTTCAGTGCAGCTGGCAGTGTCTTCTGCTGTGGTCTTGATTTTGGGTACATTGCGAAGCATTTACagaatgacagaaacagaatgaGCACTGAAATTGTGGACACAATTAAGAACTTTGTgaaccattttattcattttaaaaaacttattgttGTATCAGTCAATGGTCCAGCCATTGGACTAGGTGCATCCATACTACCTCTTTGTGACTTGGTTTGGGCTAATGAAAAGGCTTGGTTTCAAACCCCATATATGACTTTTGGACAGAGTCCAGATGGCTGTGCTACTGTTACATTTCCAAGGCTCATGGGTGAAGCATCTGCCAATGAAATGTTGATTGGTGGACGAAAGCTGACAGCACGGGAGGCATGTGCCAAAGGCCTGGTCTCTCAGGTGTTCTTGACTGCAACTTTCACCCAAGACGTTATGATTCAAATTAAGAGGCTTGCTTCCTGTAATCCTGTTATACTGGAAAAGTGTAAGACCCTTGTTTGCTGTAATATTAAGAAGGAGTTGGAACAGGCCAATGAGAGAGAGTgtgaaatgctgaaaaaaatctgGAGCTCAGCAGATGGGATAGAATCCATGTTAAAGTATGTTcaaacaaaaattgatgaattGTAA